Proteins from one methanogenic archaeon mixed culture ISO4-G1 genomic window:
- a CDS encoding A1A0 archaeal ATP synthase subunit H AhaH, translating to MAQDEQKAALAEARRDSVKKIQDAEAQMRSSYESAVAAEKDKLAAEHESKLVEGKTEADNIGSSSKAKKEEAKEFLKNEVERILNVSS from the coding sequence ATGGCCCAGGACGAACAGAAAGCAGCTCTCGCAGAAGCTCGCAGAGATTCTGTGAAGAAGATTCAGGACGCCGAAGCTCAGATGCGCAGCTCTTACGAGTCCGCAGTAGCCGCGGAAAAGGACAAACTTGCCGCAGAACACGAGTCCAAGCTCGTGGAGGGCAAGACTGAGGCCGATAATATCGGCAGCAGTTCCAAGGCGAAGAAAGAGGAAGCAAAAGAATTCCTTAAAAATGAAGTTGAGAGGATTTTGAATGTTTCTTCCTGA